CTCGATCCCGCGGACTCGCGCATCGCGCTGCAATCGGCGGAAGCGAATCTCGGCCAGGTCGTGCGCCAGGTGCGCGGCCTCTACGCCGACGACAGCCAGTACCAGGCGCAGGTCGCCGTGCGCCAGTCGGACCTGTCGCGCGCGCAGGACGATTTGAAGCGCCGCATGCAGGTCGCCCAGACGGGCGCTGTGTCGCAGGAAGAAATCTCGCACGCACGCGATGCCGTCAAGAGCGCACAAGCCGCGCTCGACGCGTCGCAGCAGCAACTCGCGTCCAACCGCGCGCTGACGGCGAACACGACGATCGCGAGCCACCCGAACGTGCAGGCCGCAGCCGCCAAGGTCCGCGACGCGTATCTGAACAACGCGCGCAACACGCTGCCCGCGCCCGTCACAGGCTACGTCGCGAAGCGCTCGGTGCAGGTCGGCCAGCGCGTCGCGCCGGGCAATCCGCTGATGGCGATCGTGCCGCTGAACGCCGTGTGGGTCGACGCGAACTTCAAGGAAGTGCAGCTCAAGCACATGCGCATCGGCCAGCCCGTCGAACTGACGGCGGACGTGTACGGCTCGTCGGTCAAGTATCAAGGCAAGGTGGTCGGCTTCTCGGCAGGTACGGGTTCGGCGTTCTCACTGCTGCCCGCTCAGAACGCGACGGGAAACTGGATCAAGGTCGTGCAGCGTCTGCCCGTGCGTATCGCGCTCGATCCGCAGGAACTGGAGAAGCATCCGCTGCGCATCGGCCTGTCGATGCAGGTCGAAGTGAGCATCAAGGACGACACGGGCGGCGAACTCGGCAGCGCGGTGAACACCGTGTATCAGACCAACGTGTTCGACAAGTACGGCGATCAGGCCGATGCGGAAATCGCCCGCATCATCACTGAAAACGCCGGCCCGAATGCAGGTCAGCCGCAGAAGGCGGGGACGGGATCGAAGACCGCGGCCAAGCTGATGTAAGCGGTACGCATCTGCCACGCATCTGCATTAGACAAGGTTCGAACAATAGATGGCTCAGTCTCAAGCGCAAGTCCCTCACCCGCCGCTCGAGGGCGCGCAACTGGTGATCGGCACCATCGCGGTGTCGCTCGCCGTTTTCATGAACGTGCTGGACACGTCGATTGCGAACGTGTCGATCCCGTCGATCTCCGGCGACCTCGGGGTGTCGTCCGACCAGGGCACGTGGGTGATCACGTCGTTCGCGGTCGCCAATGCGATCTCCGTGCCGCTCACCGGCTGGCTCACCGACCGCATCGGCCAGGTGCGCCTGTTCATGGCGTCGATCGTGTTGTTCGTGATCTCGTCGTGGATGTGCGGGCTCTCGCCGAATCTGCCGTTCCTGCTCGCCTCGCGCGTGCTGCAGGGCGCGGTGGCCGGTCCGATGATTCCGCTGTCGCAAACGCTGTTGCTCGCGAGTTATCCACGCGCGAAAGCGCCGATGGCGC
The DNA window shown above is from Paraburkholderia sp. PGU19 and carries:
- a CDS encoding EmrA/EmrK family multidrug efflux transporter periplasmic adaptor subunit; this encodes MSTPQQPANAQPASNGKRKRMMTLLVIVILIAAIAYGLYYFLVARFHEETDDAYVNGNVVQITPQVTGTVVAVNADDTQTVKVGDPLVVLDPADSRIALQSAEANLGQVVRQVRGLYADDSQYQAQVAVRQSDLSRAQDDLKRRMQVAQTGAVSQEEISHARDAVKSAQAALDASQQQLASNRALTANTTIASHPNVQAAAAKVRDAYLNNARNTLPAPVTGYVAKRSVQVGQRVAPGNPLMAIVPLNAVWVDANFKEVQLKHMRIGQPVELTADVYGSSVKYQGKVVGFSAGTGSAFSLLPAQNATGNWIKVVQRLPVRIALDPQELEKHPLRIGLSMQVEVSIKDDTGGELGSAVNTVYQTNVFDKYGDQADAEIARIITENAGPNAGQPQKAGTGSKTAAKLM